In Spodoptera frugiperda isolate SF20-4 chromosome 13, AGI-APGP_CSIRO_Sfru_2.0, whole genome shotgun sequence, the following are encoded in one genomic region:
- the LOC118270253 gene encoding alpha-sarcoglycan isoform X3 — MLGKPELPAWLHYIYSGRHHSGFIFGTPPRGSRGSLQIEVIGLNRQDYETRRVLLTLDIQLKEKMARHEVELKIDNLNVEDLLDEHKMTRLKDILRTKLWTESSGDLYATFLSSAIDLGARLPLKPSDGEGLVVRLGSSMPFSLELKRLREEVRPLSRLPSCPREYKRTTVERLFRDAGLTLDWCSFELYNTVYKERSTLHLEYLTEVPNTSKTAKSFKALDTKDIWTAPSKESLPCRSYRRLVTGAVLVPLMLLLLCVSALTAAVCALHATVRDPVSDNFLDNIFHICIDYRNRRRAHKSRVEMCRYGTGNTEQTQVADNTSNKSLGVSPNNSLARPYSPKSTTNLAGNYNRPQPPPYMGSATNSLHHRKSTDRTPSTSGHTPEHRTHLLEESLKLLNEAKIDSLSIKDPIIDLNDGTEDYVPIKPDASGYVSMKDLDDIDVPDLAKFGIAGPI; from the exons ATCGAAGTAATCGGCTTAAATAGACAGGACTACGAGACGCGGCGGGTGTTACTGACGTTGGACATACAGCTCAAGGAGAAGATGGCACGCCATGAGGTCGAGCTCAAGATCGATAACCTGAACGTAGAAGATCTATTGGATGAGCACAA GATGACCCGTTTGAAGGACATCTTGAGAACGAAGCTCTGGACGGAGAGCAGTGGCGATCTGTACGCGACCTTCCTGTCGTCTGCCATCGACCTCGGAGCTCGGCTGCCTTTGAAGCCAAGTGATGGTGAAGG GTTGGTAGTCCGCCTCGGCAGTTCCATGCCATTTTCGCTGGAACTGAAGAGGCTGCGCGAGGAGGTGCGCCCTCTGTCCCGTCTGCCCAGCTGCCCCCGAGAGTACAAGCGGACCACCGTGGAACGACTCTTCAGGGACGCTGGGCTGACGCTGGACTGGTGCAGTTTTGAACTG TACAACACGGTCTACAAGGAGCGCTCAACCCTTCACCTGGAGTACTTGACCGAAGTGCCCAACACCAGTAAAACCGCCAAATCCTTCAAGGCTCTTGACACCAAAGATATCTGGACCGCACCCAGCAAG GAGTCGCTCCCATGCCGCAGCTACCGTCGGCTGGTGACGGGCGCGGTGCTGGTCCCGCTGATGCTGCTCCTGCTGTGTGTGTCCGCGCTCACCGCCGCCGTCTGCGCGCTGCACGCCACCGT CCGAGATCCAGTGTCAGATAATTTTCTGGATAATATATTCCACATCTGTATTGACTATAGAAATAGGAGGAG gGCCCACAAGTCAAGAGTGGAAATGTGCCGTTACGGCACTGGCAACACCGAGCAGACACAAGTAGCTGACAACACTAGCAACAAGAGCCTTGGAGTGAG CCCCAACAACAGTCTCGCACGTCCGTACAGTCCTAAATCGACGACCAACCTGGCTGGCAACTACAACCGCCCGCAACCACCCCCCTACATGGGTTCAGCAACCAACTCCCTCCACCATCGCAAATCAACCGACAGGACCCCATCCACCAGTGGTCACACTCCTGAACACCGCACCCATCTACTCGAAGAATCCCTAAAACTCCTGAACGAAGCGAAAATCGATAGCTTATCGATTAAAGATCCGATAATCGATTTGAACGATGGCACCGAAGATTATGTTCCGATTAAACCTGATGCGTCTGGCTATGTTTCCATGAAGGATTTGGATGACATCGATGTTCCCGACCTGGCCAAGTTTGGCATCGCTGGGCCCATATGA